A genomic segment from Lutibacter sp. A80 encodes:
- a CDS encoding chondroitinase-B domain-containing protein, with translation MKKKYLKLSIIVSTLLLITQISISQTIYTIDDPEKLEDQTYVAGDEIILANGIYNTDERINFVGNGTAEKPIIFRAESPGGVIFTGGLKMNIGGDYVIVDGFHWKGGYGASNFIQFRNGYDYANYSTIQNCAIDGLEIEPDDKVEDLAEGAITKHRWIVLYGTHNSVINCSFMNKESAGALILAEYAYNAFPNVAEGETEVNNSCELVGHTISNNYFYNFVKMDASLSNSGDSETIRIGTSEYQNVNSGATVSNNYFVEANGENEIITNKSKNNTYVNNTFRRSRGSLVLRHGSRATVEGNYFLGENVDGTGGIRITDSYHNITNNYIQDCITVVDQAKWNNGITFIGGSANADVDCNSTDVSNGYQKTTDINVSNNTIINTNSPLYYNTDKGSTDPTGNITNNLIYFSEDNSNVSDVVSGAYNDLGKALTYSGNIYSGTALGAVNDGFSLATDITATENGEIFTFSGTASIGKGANMDAFSIKTDAMVGYGIGACFLDASGTNITDGDCTITVTEPYEYLNISNLSMLTYEAASYNITVTANIGWLAESNESWITINPNSGTDNEIITISVTENTTPASRVGTIIFKGTGEDDIEKTLTIIQDKPDVTAGLTIINSGVNGAPVTIDSFSKQEVSESAGKTNYASNSLDKNTGTYWVADDTDDDGEYIIYDLGSKYNLDLIEISTNSKSDAYAFQIWISTTDTEESSFTQLLTETTYLFTEANSTEFNQFVLNGEAATYVKIIGFGRFSNTNTGEEIKSSDWTTIDAINFYGKEETNNTDEEDDDNDGVPNINDSCPNTPEDSDVNAQGCSESELDDDNDGVFNDIDQCANSTQGMQVNEVGCFELLANNFKIETVSETCPTKNNGKIIITAEENLNYTTSINGKSYTFNSILEVDSLEPKTYNFCIVVDGESFEQCFNAIVEAGTTVSGKTSITSNKVKIDIEKGTAPYNVSINGKEAFKTMNTSFEINVLPGDLVQVKTSVNCEGVLSKQIDLIEGITAYPNPTTGKTILNLPVNIKNVLVELYSMQSQLISSKNYNVNYGKTAISLENLPTGIYLAKVMLDKPVTIKIIKE, from the coding sequence ATGAAAAAGAAATACCTTAAACTAAGCATTATAGTTAGTACTTTATTACTAATAACGCAGATTTCAATTTCTCAAACAATTTATACAATAGATGATCCAGAAAAATTAGAAGATCAAACTTATGTGGCAGGAGATGAAATTATTTTAGCAAATGGTATTTATAATACAGATGAACGTATAAATTTTGTAGGTAATGGTACTGCAGAAAAACCAATTATTTTTAGAGCAGAGTCTCCAGGAGGTGTAATTTTTACAGGAGGTTTAAAAATGAATATTGGTGGAGATTATGTTATTGTTGACGGTTTTCATTGGAAAGGTGGATATGGTGCAAGTAATTTTATTCAATTTAGAAATGGCTACGATTATGCCAATTATAGTACTATCCAAAATTGTGCAATAGATGGTTTAGAAATTGAACCAGATGATAAGGTTGAAGATTTAGCTGAAGGGGCAATTACAAAACATAGATGGATTGTGTTATACGGAACACATAATTCGGTAATTAATTGCTCTTTTATGAATAAAGAAAGCGCTGGAGCTCTAATTCTTGCTGAATATGCATATAATGCGTTTCCAAATGTTGCTGAAGGTGAGACAGAAGTAAACAATAGTTGTGAGTTAGTAGGTCACACAATAAGTAACAATTATTTTTATAATTTCGTTAAAATGGATGCTTCATTAAGTAATTCGGGAGATAGTGAAACTATAAGAATAGGTACTAGTGAATATCAAAATGTAAATAGTGGTGCAACAGTAAGTAATAATTATTTTGTTGAAGCAAATGGTGAGAATGAAATTATTACTAATAAAAGTAAAAATAATACGTATGTAAATAACACCTTCAGAAGGTCTAGAGGATCTTTAGTTCTTAGGCATGGTTCTAGAGCAACTGTTGAAGGGAATTATTTTTTAGGAGAAAATGTTGACGGTACAGGAGGTATTAGAATTACCGATAGTTATCATAATATAACCAATAATTATATTCAAGATTGTATTACAGTTGTTGACCAGGCTAAGTGGAATAATGGAATTACTTTTATTGGTGGTAGTGCAAATGCAGACGTAGATTGTAATTCTACAGATGTTTCAAATGGATACCAGAAAACAACCGATATTAATGTTTCTAACAATACAATTATCAATACCAACTCACCTTTATATTATAACACAGATAAAGGATCAACCGACCCAACGGGTAATATAACTAATAATTTAATTTATTTTTCTGAAGATAATTCTAACGTATCTGATGTTGTTTCTGGAGCGTATAACGATCTTGGTAAAGCTTTAACTTACTCAGGAAATATTTATTCTGGAACAGCATTGGGAGCAGTAAATGATGGCTTTTCATTAGCAACAGATATAACAGCTACTGAAAATGGCGAAATTTTCACTTTTTCTGGAACTGCTTCCATAGGAAAAGGAGCGAATATGGATGCTTTTTCAATTAAAACTGACGCTATGGTTGGTTACGGAATTGGAGCTTGTTTTTTAGATGCATCAGGTACTAATATAACAGATGGAGATTGTACAATTACTGTTACAGAGCCATATGAATATTTAAATATCAGTAATTTATCGATGCTTACTTATGAAGCAGCTTCTTATAATATTACTGTTACAGCTAATATTGGTTGGTTAGCCGAGTCTAACGAATCTTGGATAACCATTAATCCAAATTCTGGTACTGATAATGAAATTATAACTATTTCCGTTACTGAAAATACAACTCCTGCTAGTAGAGTAGGTACCATAATTTTTAAAGGTACAGGAGAGGATGATATTGAAAAAACACTAACAATAATTCAAGATAAACCCGATGTAACAGCTGGTTTAACTATAATTAATTCTGGTGTAAATGGAGCTCCTGTTACTATTGATTCTTTTTCTAAACAAGAAGTAAGTGAAAGTGCTGGAAAAACAAATTATGCATCTAATTCATTAGATAAAAACACTGGTACATATTGGGTGGCAGATGACACGGATGATGATGGTGAATATATTATTTATGACTTAGGTTCAAAATATAATTTAGATTTGATTGAGATTTCTACAAATAGTAAATCTGATGCTTATGCTTTTCAAATTTGGATTTCTACTACAGATACAGAAGAAAGTAGCTTTACACAACTACTAACTGAAACAACTTATTTGTTTACCGAAGCAAATTCAACTGAATTTAATCAATTTGTGTTAAATGGTGAAGCTGCAACTTATGTAAAAATTATTGGTTTTGGTCGTTTTTCAAATACTAATACTGGTGAAGAAATTAAAAGTAGTGATTGGACTACAATTGATGCTATTAATTTTTATGGTAAAGAAGAAACCAATAATACAGATGAAGAAGATGATGACAATGATGGCGTTCCAAATATAAATGATTCCTGTCCTAATACTCCAGAAGATTCAGATGTGAATGCACAAGGTTGTTCTGAAAGTGAATTAGATGACGATAATGATGGCGTTTTTAATGATATAGATCAATGTGCTAATTCAACTCAAGGAATGCAAGTAAATGAAGTTGGTTGTTTTGAATTACTAGCAAATAATTTTAAAATTGAGACTGTTAGTGAAACGTGTCCAACTAAAAACAATGGAAAAATAATAATTACTGCAGAAGAAAACTTAAATTATACCACTAGTATTAATGGAAAGTCATACACTTTTAATAGTATTTTAGAAGTTGATTCTTTAGAACCTAAAACCTACAACTTTTGTATTGTAGTAGATGGAGAAAGCTTTGAGCAATGTTTTAATGCTATTGTTGAAGCTGGTACCACTGTATCCGGAAAAACGTCAATTACTTCAAACAAAGTAAAAATAGATATTGAAAAGGGTACTGCTCCTTATAATGTTTCTATAAATGGAAAAGAAGCTTTTAAAACAATGAATACTTCATTTGAAATAAATGTATTACCAGGAGATTTAGTTCAAGTAAAAACTAGCGTAAATTGTGAAGGTGTTTTGTCTAAACAAATAGATTTAATTGAAGGTATTACAGCATATCCAAATCCTACAACTGGAAAAACTATACTAAATTTACCAGTTAACATTAAAAATGTATTAGTAGAATTGTATAGTATGCAGTCGCAACTAATTTCCTCAAAAAATTACAATGTTAATTATGGGAAAACAGCAATTTCTTTAGAAAATTTACCAACGGGAATCTACCTTGCAAAAGTTATGTTAGATAAACCTGTAACCATAAAAATTATAAAAGAGTAG
- a CDS encoding threonine/serine exporter ThrE family protein — protein sequence MNIPEKYKHIIELGKALHIYGVPSYKVQSYLTKVSKTEDIKGVFMDLPTWINYVFYEDEQTYNYIECIPPGVLNLGGLSRVDEVTNKVISKEIDSTEVVLELEKINKEATKTNHSLLLISYAIAAASFSLMIGTNWISLIFALILGGLVYPFVYLSTKSNYLETVLESLVSFIITVLASLLHLVFPELNVGILILSSIIIFIPGLSITTSLEEITSKSLVSGGAKLFDSIISLFKQFFGVLLGLALMASIIDFKELIHVSDLPHWIMFCGIPLFSISLLTIFQVRKKDMIWGVITGVLVFFTTVLFSGYGVLFSTFIGTIMAVAISHFFNRMTKTPKTVFLTQGIVMLVPGSKSFMGLSSSFLNSSIIIADNLYEQVAYTLMGIIGGLLFSGVFRKR from the coding sequence ATGAATATTCCTGAAAAATACAAACACATTATTGAATTAGGGAAAGCCCTTCATATTTATGGAGTGCCTTCTTATAAAGTACAGTCTTATTTAACTAAAGTATCTAAAACAGAAGATATAAAGGGTGTGTTTATGGACTTACCTACTTGGATAAATTATGTGTTTTATGAAGATGAGCAAACCTATAATTATATAGAATGTATTCCTCCTGGAGTTCTAAATTTAGGTGGATTATCTCGCGTTGATGAAGTTACCAATAAAGTAATTTCAAAAGAAATTGACAGCACCGAAGTGGTTTTAGAATTAGAAAAAATCAATAAAGAAGCTACAAAAACGAATCATTCTCTTTTATTAATTTCTTATGCAATAGCTGCTGCATCGTTTAGCTTAATGATTGGAACCAATTGGATTTCTTTAATTTTTGCTTTGATTTTAGGAGGTTTAGTTTATCCTTTTGTATATTTATCTACTAAATCTAATTATTTAGAAACTGTTTTAGAGTCATTGGTTTCATTTATTATAACAGTACTAGCCAGTTTATTACATTTAGTCTTTCCTGAACTTAATGTTGGAATCCTTATTTTATCTTCCATAATTATATTTATTCCTGGATTATCTATAACGACTTCTTTAGAAGAAATAACGTCAAAAAGCTTAGTCTCTGGAGGAGCAAAATTGTTTGATTCAATTATATCATTATTTAAACAATTTTTTGGAGTTTTATTAGGATTAGCTTTAATGGCTTCCATTATTGATTTTAAGGAATTAATTCATGTTTCCGATTTACCTCATTGGATTATGTTTTGCGGAATTCCTTTATTCTCAATAAGTCTTTTAACTATTTTTCAGGTTCGAAAAAAAGATATGATTTGGGGTGTTATCACTGGAGTTCTTGTGTTTTTCACTACTGTTTTATTTTCAGGGTATGGTGTGTTATTTAGTACTTTTATTGGAACAATTATGGCTGTTGCTATTAGCCATTTTTTTAATAGAATGACAAAAACACCAAAAACAGTATTTTTAACACAAGGTATTGTAATGCTTGTGCCGGGTAGTAAATCCTTTATGGGACTTAGCAGTTCTTTTTTAAATTCATCAATTATAATTGCGGATAATCTTTACGAACAAGTAGCTTATACCTTAATGGGAATTATTGGTGGTTTATTATTTTCAGGAGTATTTAGAAAGCGATAA